AACGGCTCGATTTCTTTTGGCTTTAATGGATTATGGGACGGAGAAATAATACCCAATCCAGATAATTACTTTTTAAATGGACAACCATTGATTGATATTTCTAGTCTTTCCTCAATATAGTAATCCTGAATTAGTCATCTAAAATCCTCCCCTCACTTCCCAAAATTATAAGGAATCAAAGGGGGGAATATTTTTTTTACCTCAGTTGTTGAGCAAGAATGTTTGATTTTGACGGGTATCAGGTGTTATATTTCTCTAGCATTGATGATTTAGCAAAAAAATGAAAAGAGGAAAATCAATAAACATACGTTTTCTGTAAATTATTATGACTTTGATTTTTCTCCACCACCGCCAGACAATTTTATATCGAACTCAGGTTAATTACCAATTGAGAAGTTTATATCACTTATTGCCTATGAATAGATTAAAATAAATAATATATACATTTATTTAACTGATTAAATGGATAGTTGCGTAGATTTAAAATTATTTAGCCTTCCTGCAAAACAAGGTAGATGGTTATTAATTCCCGTGGGAATAATCGTTTTGCTTTGTTTGGGTAGTGTTTACTCTTGGAGTATTTTTCGTAAACCTCTGGAAACACAATTAAATATAACTGCTACAGAAAGTTTATTACCTTACACTATCGGTTTATTGTCTTATTCAATTTTAATGCCTATTGCTGGTTTTTTTATTACTAGGATTGGCACAAGAGTTATAACCGCCATAGGAGGGTTGATAGTTGGTGCAGGCTATATTTTGGCTAGTTTTGCTCCTAATATTACTTTAATGACTCTTAGTTATGGTGTAATAGCCGGTGCGGGGGTTGGTATTGCCTATGGTGTGCCGATGGCAGTGGTAGCAAAATGGTTTCCTGATAAAAAAGGTTTGGCGGTGGGTTTAACAATCATTGGCTTTGGACTTTCTCCGCTTATTAGCGCACCTTTAGCTAATCAATTAATTATCTCTTATGGAGTTAACTCAACCTTAAGAATTTTAGGGATTACTTTTATTATCATTATTTCCACAATGGCGATCGCACTTAAGTTACCACCTTCCCATTGGAATCTCTCTTTCTCCTCTACCTCTGTAAATAACGCTTCTGTTATGGTTAACTACACTCCCATGTTAAAAACCCCTTCTTTTTATGGATTATGGTTTTGTTATGCCATTGGTGCATTAGTAGGTTTGAGTGCCATTGGAATTTCTAGCCCTGTGGGAGAAGAAATTATCCAGATTGACTCTAACTTTGCCGCTCGAAGTGTTTCCCTATTTGCTTTATTTAACGGCATCAGTCGCCCTTTATTCGGATGGTTAACAGATCGTTTTTCCCCTCGTCAAGTTGCGATCGCGCAGCGCCACTTCGTGATCGCATCTTTTACCATCATAATTATAGCTTGTACCCTTATGATTTCTGCTCAAGCAGGAGATATTGCAACTTATCTAATTGCCTTTTGCCTATTTTGGTTTTGCTTAGGAGGATGGTTAGCCATGGCACCGACAATGACACTCCGATTTTTTAATCCTGATAACTATGCTCAAAACTATGGTATTGTTTTTACCGCTTATGGTATAGGTGCATTAATTGGCACAGTATTTGTCGGACAGATGCGAGATTTGTTTGGCAGTTATACTTATGGCTTTTATATTATGGGTTTCTTAGGAATTATTGGTATTTTCATCGCCCAATTTACCCTCAAAAGTCCCCATAGCTCAAAAGATTATCGTGAGTGATAAAGACTTGGGAGATTGGGGGGAAATGAGTTCGGAGTTATTGATTTATTAATTATTCACTATTTACCTTTGTCCTCCCAGGGGGGATAAAGGGCAGGGCTGTTTCATTTTCGAGGAAAAAAAAGAGCGGGAGATAAGGGGAGAGGGAGATGGGGGGATTTTTGACTTGTAGATTTTAAGTAATAGTAAAAAATCTTAAAACAATCAATTAATCATTTTAAATTATCAAAAATCATTACTTATTACTCGTTACTTATTAATCTCTCTTAACCAAAAATTTTAGAATGAAACAGCTCTGGGAGATAAAGCAGGGTTTTTTCATTCTCAAAAATGTCAATTTTTGAAACTAACAAATAACCTCAGTTCGGTTTAAGAATTTCCGATAAGGTTAGGTGTCAGGTGTCAGGTTGCAGGAACAGCAGGTGGTAGGGGTTTTTAGCAAGGGGCTTAAGCCCCTTGTTTAAGTCAGTTCGGATTAAGGCAATTTTATCGTTATTTCTAAGAAGCTATAAGGTTTTTTGACTACGAGTTGGTCTGCTTTCAGCTTATCCAAAACTCAGGTTAACAAATAGTAACAGATACAGGAGTTTTTAAGTATTAATTAATCAATTATTAAGAAAAAACGCTCCCCTCTACTGTGGGAGAGGGGTTGGGGGTGAGGGCAAGATAATTTTGCCCATTGCTTTTTTAAAGTTACCCTTTTCGCCATCACTCATCGATGAAAATTTATCTCGAACTAAGATTAATTATCAAAAATAACTAGATTATCTCGATGAATAACAGTTTCAGGGGTTTGATAACCTAGAATCTGGGAAATATTGGCGGATTTTTGCCCTTTGACTAAATCTAAATCATCATAACTATAATTAACAATACCCTTGCCGATAATCTCTCCCTGAGAATTGATGAGATCCACAGCATCAGAAACGCTAAAATTGCCTTCTATAGTAGTAATTCCAGCCGCCAGTAAAGATTTTCCTTGTTTACAAAGAGCATTAACTGCCCCATCATCTAAATGGATTCTACCCGTGGAAACTAAGCCATTTGCTATCCAACGTTTACGAGCATTTTCTGTTTTTGGTTGAGCCGTAAATTTTGTCCCGATCGCCTCTCCTGCTATAATTTTGCTAATATTATAGGGTGTTTTTCCGTTAGTGATAACCGTCGTTACTCCAGCACTAGAAGCAATTTTTGCCGCCCTTAACTTTGTAATCATACCACCAGTACCCCAACCACTACCTCCTTCACTAACATTTATTTCCAGTTGGGCAAATTCGTCACTATTAACTAGATCGATAGGAACGGCAGAGGGTACAATACGAGGGTCTGCCGAATAAAGTTTGTCCACATCCGTTAATAAAAATAACCAATCCGCTTCTACTAAACTCGCTACTAATGCCGAAAGAGTGTCATTATCTCCGAATTTCAATTCATCCGTAGCAACAGTATCATTTTCATTGACGATGGGAATTACTCCTAACTCAAACAAAGCATTAAAAGTATTGTTTGCATTTACATAGGAGTTTCTATCCATTAAATCCCTTCTAGTTAAGAGAATTTGGGCGATGGGTTGTCCGAGGTTACTAAATAAATCATCATAAACTCTGATTAATCTTCCTTGTCCAACGGCTGCGATCGCTTGTTTTATGTTAATATTACGAGGGCGTTCAGTCAAACAAAGTCTCCCACAGCCTACTCCTACCGCTCCAGAAGAAACGAGAATAACCCGATTACCTTGTTGACGTAAATTTGTGAGAGTTTCCACTAAACTAGCAATAGTTGAAAGGGCTAAATTACCTGTTTCCAGTCTGGTTAAGCTAGAAGTGCCAATTTTGACAACTATAGTTTTGGACATAGAAAAGAAAAATTAAAATTATGAATAATGAATAAATATAGCAATCCTATCTGAGTTGTGTTATTTATTGTGTACTCAAAGATAAGAAGCAAACATTTACATAACAATATTTATAGTATCTTTGAGTTTTTTTCTAATAACTAATCAACTAGAAATTATTTAGGAATTTTACACATTATTATCAATTAAATTTTCCAACTGTGTTAACTTTCAAAATGCGTAATTTTGCCTGACAAAAGGCTTTAATTAACTGAAACGAATATCAAATTACTGCATAAGTATAGATTATGGCGGGAGGCGGAATTGAACCGCCGACACGAGGATTTTCAGTCCTCTGCTCTACCAACTGAGCTATCCTGCCGTTTTTGGTCACTTCTATATTCTAACGATTAGTTTTTGTTTTGGCAAGTTTTTTTGGGGTTTTCTGATAAATTTTTCTACATTATTTTACAGATGTTACTATGTTACTCACTATCCCCCTCGAAATATTGAACTTTAGTAGTCAACTGACGGCTGTAACTATTAATTTCTCATTGGACTGCGTAACGTCAGTTGTTTTATTTATTTAGGGTTTCTTCTAAGTTTAAAACTTGTTGTACTTCCTCTGCTTGTTCATTTCTCCATAATTTACTTAGCCAGTGAATAAAGTTATCCACATAACAAAAAATTACAGGAACAACGATTAGTGTTAAAAGAGTGGAAGTTGTAAAACCACCAATAACAGCGATCGCCATTGGACTTCTGACTTCTCCATCTGCTCCCCAAGCTAAAGCGATAGGTAACATCCCCGCAATAGTTGAAATAGAGGTCATAACAATGGGGCGCAATCGAGAAACACCTGCATAAATAACAGCATCCCGTTGAGATTTTCCTTCTTTCATCCCTGAGAGGGCAAAATCCACTAACAAAATAGCGTTTTTAGTCACTAAACCTAATAGTAAGACAATCCCAATTAGAGCAAATAAGGCTAACTCTTTTTGGGTGATTAACAATCCTAATAATGCACCACCAATAGAAAGGGGGAGAGCGGCAAGAATTGCAAAGGGATAAAGAAAATTACCATAAAGTAAGACTAAAATGGCATAAATACAGCTAATAGCCAAAAATACTGCACTCAAGAAACGAGTAAATACATCTCTCATAATTTCTGCATCTCCTGCGGGTTCTTCTGACACTTCAGAAGGCAGAGGATTCATAATAGGTAGGGCTTTCACCGCTTCTAGGGCATCGCCGAGGGAAATACCTTGTAAATTTGCTCCTAATTCTACTTGTCTTTGTCGGTTGTAGCGTTGAATCTCCGCAGGGCCTGTGGCTAAACGAATCGAAGCAACGTTATCTAAGGTGACTAATGAGCCATCGTTGGTAGGCACTTTTAAGTTTTTGATAGTTTCTATGTTTTGACGATATTCTGGATTAATTTGCACTCTGATGGGAATTTGTCGATCGCGCAGATTGAATTTTGCTAAATTAGAATCATTATCGCCAATGGTAGCTAAAGAAGCAGTACGAGCGATCGCATTTACAGAAACTCCTAAATCTCCTGCTTTTGCTAAGTCTGGTTGAATGATAATTTCTGGTTTAACTAAACTAGCACTGGAAGATACTTCCACTAATCCGGGAATAGACTGCATTTGTTTTTCCAATTCTTGGGCAGTTTCGGTTAAAATTTGCCCATCATCGCTTTTTAAGACAATGGTAAGGTCTTTACTGCCTCCTCCTGCCCCTTGAGAGCGAAAAGTAACTCTTGCTCCCGGTATCTGTTTAAATATAGGACGCATCTGTGATTGAAAGTCCTGTAAACTAACCTCTCTATTTTCTTTAGGCAATAAGTTGACGTATAACAAAGCATTACTGACATCATTTTCACCAATATTTGCTAAAACATTTTCTACTGCACTTTGACTTGTTAACTTGTTAGTAACATCAAAAACTATTTTTTCCGTGTTTTCTAAACTTGCTCCGGGAGGCAATTCCACCTCTACTAAGCTCAAACCTTGATCTGGTTCGGTAAATAAACCTTGGGGAATATAAGGGATTAACTGTAAACTGCCAATAAAGAAGATGAGGGCGATTAAAAGGGTTGAAATTTTGTTACGCAAAGCCCATTTTAACAGGCTACGATAAGGATGCCATTTTCCTGAAGGGTTTATATCATGATGATTATATCGTTTGTGGGCAGGTTTAGATTTGAGCAAATAAGCACTTAACATGGGAGTCATGGTAGTTGCCACAAGGGTAGAAAACATAGTTGCAACTGCTACTGTTACTCCAAAAGGTTGGAAAAATTGCCCCGGCACTCCCCCCATAAAGGCAACGGGTAAAAATACTGCCACGATGGTTGCGGTGGTAGCCACTACCGCCAAACCGATTTCCCTTGCCGCATCCATTGCCGCTTGATAAGGTTTTTTACCCATGTTTAAATGTTGGTCAATATTTTCAATCATACAGATAGCGTCATCGACTAAATTACCCATAGCCAAAGCTAAAGCCAGTAATGTCATACCGTTGAGGGTGTAATCAAGGGCTTGCATCACCAAAAAGGTGGGAATAATAGATAATGGTAGGGCTAAACCTGTAATTAAAGTTGCTCGAATATCCCGCAAAAAAATACCGACACTAATTACCGTTAAAATTGAACCGATAATTAAAGAGCCAATAGTACCTTCATAAGAATTTCTGATGGCGGTGGCACGGGTGAAAATTAGTTCTATGTTGATGTCATCAGGAAGATTTTGCTTAATTTGCTCTAGTTTTTTTTCAACATTATCGGCGACAGTGACAAGATTGCTTCCTGTACTGCGCAAAATGGAAAATCCTACTACAGCTTCATTGTTCAAATAAGCTGATTGACGGGCTTCGGCAAAACCATCTCTAATTTCTCCTAAATTTTTTAAGGGTATGGTATCACCATTACTGAGAATAATGGGATAATTCGCTAAATTTCTGACGGTTTGAGCACTGCCAATGGTACGAATATTTTGTTCTCCTTCTCCTAGATTCGATCGCCCCCCAGATAAGTTAAGATTAAGGTTGCGTACTTGTTCATTTACTTCTGTAGCTGTAATATTATAAGCCTGTAAACGGGCAGGGTCTAAGTCGATTCTAACTTCTCTATCTTTGCCTCCAATTCTGTTTACTTGTGCTACTCCATCCACGTTTGCCAAATCCCTAGCAATACGCCGATCCACCAAATCTGTTAATTCATCCACACTTCTTTTTTCTGAAGATACTACATAAGTTGCGATCGCACCTCCAGCAAACTCTAATTTTTGGACAATGGGTTCGTTTATATCTGCGGGTAAATCCTGACGAATTTGGGCAATGGCATTACGCACATCATTAGTGGCTTGATTTGCATCTGCTTCTAGTTCAAAATTAATGGTAGTAACCGAACGTCCATCATTAACCGTTGAAGAGATACTATCGATAAGATTGACGCTAGACACTGCATCTTCTACCTTTTGCGTTACTTGAAATTCTAGCTCCTCAGGTCCTGCACCTCTTTGGGTTATAGTAACTTGAACCACCGGTACATCAATATTAGGTTGATCATTTATTCCTAGTTGAAAAAAAGAAAATAGACCAAAAATACTAAAGAAAAGGAATAAAACTAAGACAGAAACAGGATTTTTAACAGACCAAGTGGAAAGATGAAATGACATAGACTTATAATTTAGGCTATCTTAGGCTATTTTATAGATGCGTGCTACGTAGCCGACCCCTTCGGAATCGCTTTTAGTGTTAATTTTTGTAAACAAATCTAGGAAAATTATAACAAAGTAAATATCGTTTCTTCTTTCGTAACTAATTTGAAATAATTTTTTATTAACATTTTATCCTTATCTTCAATAAACAGTGTTAGGTTTAAGTTAGAAACCTTTTTTCGGTGATTTTTATGTCTGAGTCACAATCCTTTTTCAAGTCCACTAGTTATGATTTTGAGCAAGAAGTATTAACTCGTTTTCGTGTTCTAGTTGAAATATTACCGAATGAATGTGAAATTCATAGGGAAACTTGGGATTCTCGCACAGTGATTTGTCTCGATTTTCAGAATTGCCCTTACTCATTGGAAATAGTCAAAGAAAACGTCTCTATTTTATTGAATGTGATGGAAAGATTTGGATTAGCAAAATCAATTATTTTTCGAGACGGAAATCATTTAAAGGCTTGGCGAAATTTGGTTAAGAATTAATTTTAATGGCTCTATCACTTCTCGTCGTGTAAATTATTAGTGTTTGGTAGGCAAGAGGCAATAGGCAATAGGGGATCATTAAATAATAATTTATAAACTTTTAGTTTTTATTTTACTATAAACACTATTCAATAAAGGTTATAGAAGTCCCGTTTTTCTTAAATTTATCATAACCACACTCTGAAGAACCATTTTAATTTAATCAATTATTAAGAAAAAACGCTCCCCTCTACTGTGGGAGAGGGGTTGGGGTTGAGGGCAAGATAATTTTGCCCTGACTTTGAAAAAACCCTGCTTAAAAGGAGGGGAGAAGAGGAAAACAGAGTTATGAAATAATAATTTATCAACTTTTAACTTTGATTTAACCTGACCGAAATCTTTTTTGAGAAATAATTAATTTGTCATAACTACTTTAATCGGTTACGGAATTAGTGTAGAATAACAAATAGAATATCGTCTCCTTAGGGGCGATTTTTTTGTGTTTTAGAAGTTGCCATTAAAAAATTAGGCTCTGTTACTTTGAGTGTGTAAATGATTAATTTAGGTAGTGAATCTGGAAAAACTCTCTGTATGTCCCCTTTTTAGGAAAGAAGGGGAAAAGAGAATTATTAAATAATAATTTATAAATTTTTAGCTTTTATTTTACTATTAACACTATTTAATAAACGTTATAGAAGTTATTTTCTATTAATTTATTATAACCACTGTAGAAAAACCATTATATTTTTATTTAAAAACTATCTTTGCTTTTTGCTTATCCGAATCAATAATTTATAGATTAATAGTGATAAAGTCAAAATAAAATAGTCAAATATTGCTAAATAGGGAAGAATAAATTTAATTTAGTGAAGGAGTAATAATTTTGAATGAATTAGAAGAAATTTATAAAAAGTTCCATGAAATTAATATTAAACTTAAAAAATTAGAGAAAAAAGCAGACAGAATTATTGTTACGGGAGGAAAACTAAATAAACAACCAAAACCAATTAATATTAGATTAGAAGAATTAATCAATATTTATAACTACATACCTCAGATATTAAGTGAATACGCTACACCAGTTTCTTTGAGTGCTAAAACTTATAGAGAAAAAATAGAGGAGGTTGAGTTAGATTATCAACATAATGGTTATTATTGGGTAATTTTATTAGAAAATCAAGGAATCAAAAATTATTATTTACTCCCTAATGGTAATATAAAATTCAATTTTGCTCGTTTACAAAACTATATCAATTTTGTATTTATCCTTCATGGTAATTTTTTAGATATAGGTAATAA
This is a stretch of genomic DNA from Cyanobacterium aponinum PCC 10605. It encodes these proteins:
- a CDS encoding efflux RND transporter permease subunit, producing MSFHLSTWSVKNPVSVLVLFLFFSIFGLFSFFQLGINDQPNIDVPVVQVTITQRGAGPEELEFQVTQKVEDAVSSVNLIDSISSTVNDGRSVTTINFELEADANQATNDVRNAIAQIRQDLPADINEPIVQKLEFAGGAIATYVVSSEKRSVDELTDLVDRRIARDLANVDGVAQVNRIGGKDREVRIDLDPARLQAYNITATEVNEQVRNLNLNLSGGRSNLGEGEQNIRTIGSAQTVRNLANYPIILSNGDTIPLKNLGEIRDGFAEARQSAYLNNEAVVGFSILRSTGSNLVTVADNVEKKLEQIKQNLPDDINIELIFTRATAIRNSYEGTIGSLIIGSILTVISVGIFLRDIRATLITGLALPLSIIPTFLVMQALDYTLNGMTLLALALAMGNLVDDAICMIENIDQHLNMGKKPYQAAMDAAREIGLAVVATTATIVAVFLPVAFMGGVPGQFFQPFGVTVAVATMFSTLVATTMTPMLSAYLLKSKPAHKRYNHHDINPSGKWHPYRSLLKWALRNKISTLLIALIFFIGSLQLIPYIPQGLFTEPDQGLSLVEVELPPGASLENTEKIVFDVTNKLTSQSAVENVLANIGENDVSNALLYVNLLPKENREVSLQDFQSQMRPIFKQIPGARVTFRSQGAGGGSKDLTIVLKSDDGQILTETAQELEKQMQSIPGLVEVSSSASLVKPEIIIQPDLAKAGDLGVSVNAIARTASLATIGDNDSNLAKFNLRDRQIPIRVQINPEYRQNIETIKNLKVPTNDGSLVTLDNVASIRLATGPAEIQRYNRQRQVELGANLQGISLGDALEAVKALPIMNPLPSEVSEEPAGDAEIMRDVFTRFLSAVFLAISCIYAILVLLYGNFLYPFAILAALPLSIGGALLGLLITQKELALFALIGIVLLLGLVTKNAILLVDFALSGMKEGKSQRDAVIYAGVSRLRPIVMTSISTIAGMLPIALAWGADGEVRSPMAIAVIGGFTTSTLLTLIVVPVIFCYVDNFIHWLSKLWRNEQAEEVQQVLNLEETLNK
- the proB gene encoding glutamate 5-kinase; this encodes MSKTIVVKIGTSSLTRLETGNLALSTIASLVETLTNLRQQGNRVILVSSGAVGVGCGRLCLTERPRNINIKQAIAAVGQGRLIRVYDDLFSNLGQPIAQILLTRRDLMDRNSYVNANNTFNALFELGVIPIVNENDTVATDELKFGDNDTLSALVASLVEADWLFLLTDVDKLYSADPRIVPSAVPIDLVNSDEFAQLEINVSEGGSGWGTGGMITKLRAAKIASSAGVTTVITNGKTPYNISKIIAGEAIGTKFTAQPKTENARKRWIANGLVSTGRIHLDDGAVNALCKQGKSLLAAGITTIEGNFSVSDAVDLINSQGEIIGKGIVNYSYDDLDLVKGQKSANISQILGYQTPETVIHRDNLVIFDN
- a CDS encoding L-lactate MFS transporter, with translation MDSCVDLKLFSLPAKQGRWLLIPVGIIVLLCLGSVYSWSIFRKPLETQLNITATESLLPYTIGLLSYSILMPIAGFFITRIGTRVITAIGGLIVGAGYILASFAPNITLMTLSYGVIAGAGVGIAYGVPMAVVAKWFPDKKGLAVGLTIIGFGLSPLISAPLANQLIISYGVNSTLRILGITFIIIISTMAIALKLPPSHWNLSFSSTSVNNASVMVNYTPMLKTPSFYGLWFCYAIGALVGLSAIGISSPVGEEIIQIDSNFAARSVSLFALFNGISRPLFGWLTDRFSPRQVAIAQRHFVIASFTIIIIACTLMISAQAGDIATYLIAFCLFWFCLGGWLAMAPTMTLRFFNPDNYAQNYGIVFTAYGIGALIGTVFVGQMRDLFGSYTYGFYIMGFLGIIGIFIAQFTLKSPHSSKDYRE